One window of Thermocoleostomius sinensis A174 genomic DNA carries:
- a CDS encoding zinc-dependent alcohol dehydrogenase yields the protein MLAAVLYGKEDLRLEQIATPVPAPGEVVIRVGAATTCGTDLKVWRRGGHAKMLKPPTPFGHEAAGTIAAVGEGVTGWQVGDRVVANNSAPCMTCFFCQKQEYSLCTHLSFNNGTFAEYLKIPAPIVQHNLLHIPDHLSDALAAMTEPLACVLHGAARSNVKPSDRVALLGDGAIGLMFAGELVRQGAEVFLFGGSDRRLEIGEQFGVAKTFNYHRLADIPAQVKALTDGWGADVVIEATGLPAVWEMAIACARPGATVNLFGGCPRDTTITVSTEQLHYSELTLKGVFHSTPQYVRAALELLASGTLPFKLLISDHQPLKNLEQVFYDMRDRKVIKVAMQP from the coding sequence GTGTTAGCAGCAGTATTGTACGGCAAAGAAGATTTACGCTTAGAGCAGATCGCAACCCCAGTTCCGGCTCCAGGTGAGGTGGTGATTCGAGTCGGAGCCGCTACCACCTGCGGCACTGATTTGAAGGTCTGGCGCAGAGGCGGACATGCGAAGATGCTGAAGCCGCCGACCCCGTTTGGTCATGAGGCGGCCGGGACGATCGCAGCGGTCGGAGAAGGGGTGACGGGTTGGCAAGTGGGCGATCGGGTAGTGGCCAACAATTCGGCTCCTTGCATGACCTGTTTCTTTTGCCAAAAGCAGGAATATTCCCTCTGTACCCATCTCAGCTTTAACAACGGTACATTTGCTGAGTATCTGAAGATTCCTGCACCCATTGTCCAACACAATCTGCTGCATATTCCCGATCACCTATCAGACGCCCTGGCCGCAATGACCGAACCACTGGCCTGTGTGCTGCATGGAGCGGCGCGATCGAATGTGAAACCGAGCGATCGGGTGGCACTGTTGGGGGATGGTGCCATTGGGCTGATGTTTGCCGGAGAATTGGTACGCCAAGGAGCCGAGGTGTTTTTGTTTGGCGGCAGCGATCGCCGCTTAGAAATTGGCGAGCAGTTTGGTGTAGCGAAAACCTTCAACTATCATCGCCTTGCCGATATTCCAGCCCAGGTAAAAGCATTAACGGATGGCTGGGGAGCCGATGTGGTGATAGAAGCAACTGGCTTGCCGGCTGTGTGGGAAATGGCGATCGCCTGTGCTCGTCCTGGAGCGACGGTTAACCTGTTTGGCGGCTGCCCACGCGACACCACAATCACCGTCAGCACCGAGCAGTTGCACTACAGCGAACTGACCCTAAAAGGCGTGTTTCACAGCACCCCCCAGTATGTTCGAGCGGCGCTGGAGTTGCTGGCGAGCGGTACGTTGCCGTTTAAGTTGCTAATTAGCGATCACCAACCGCTGAAAAACCTGGAGCAGGTGTTTTACGATATGCGCGATCGCAAGGTCATCAAAGTAGCGATGCAGCCCTAG
- a CDS encoding phospholipid carrier-dependent glycosyltransferase has protein sequence MPSIAPRPSKYPDLSPLLFWCGMVGIFLISLALRFWGLSRFNTLVFDEVYYARFASHFLKGELIFTGHPPLSTYIVAIGIWSGQWISQVLPWVDDSLKNGLSGLFLSTFSYRWLNAFTGSIIPLLVAGIAYLLSHRRSFALLAGLLMAADGLYLVESRYALNNVYLVSFGLLGHLGFLLALRAIGWQQWLWLSLAGVGFGAAASIKWNGLGFLLGAYAIWISYWVWHWIEKVRTPKAATPTLRRSPFPLNNLHQLHLGHILICFALIPAFTYYASWIPYMQLDGNSFWTLQLQTLDYHGRVGGLDAHPYCSLWYTWPLMLRPIAYFYQIAHAPQEPPPVIGPPTPVNAAAIIYDVHAMGNPFLWWLSTVAIGLLTILTVQRFGQRLGRLGQLGQNAAGAPSDRIQPIRAFDWVALYLLINWAANLLPWAKVTRCVFIYHYMGSLVFAVLSLALITDRWFWSSSQLRKVMATAIVVLVLLAFAFWMPIYLGLPLTPSELQMRRWLPSWV, from the coding sequence ATGCCGTCGATCGCTCCTCGCCCCTCGAAATATCCTGATTTGTCTCCACTGCTGTTCTGGTGTGGCATGGTGGGAATCTTTTTAATCTCGCTGGCGCTGCGGTTTTGGGGTCTCAGTCGCTTCAATACGCTGGTATTTGATGAGGTGTATTATGCACGCTTTGCTAGCCACTTTCTGAAGGGGGAACTAATTTTCACCGGACATCCACCCCTGAGTACTTATATCGTGGCGATCGGCATTTGGAGCGGTCAATGGATCAGTCAAGTGCTGCCGTGGGTGGATGACAGTCTTAAAAATGGCTTGTCTGGCTTGTTTTTATCTACCTTCAGCTATCGCTGGCTCAATGCGTTCACAGGATCGATCATTCCCCTACTTGTCGCAGGGATTGCTTACCTATTGAGTCACCGTCGCAGCTTTGCCCTCCTAGCTGGATTACTAATGGCGGCGGATGGGCTATATTTGGTGGAATCGCGCTATGCCCTTAATAATGTCTACCTGGTTAGCTTTGGGCTGTTAGGCCACCTTGGGTTTCTGTTAGCGCTGCGAGCGATCGGCTGGCAACAGTGGTTGTGGTTGAGCTTGGCGGGAGTGGGGTTCGGCGCTGCCGCTTCGATTAAGTGGAACGGCTTGGGCTTTTTGTTAGGAGCTTACGCCATTTGGATTAGTTATTGGGTTTGGCACTGGATCGAGAAAGTCCGCACGCCGAAAGCAGCCACACCGACCTTACGCCGATCGCCCTTTCCGCTCAACAACTTGCACCAGCTTCATCTGGGGCATATTCTCATTTGTTTTGCCCTAATTCCCGCGTTCACCTATTACGCAAGCTGGATTCCCTACATGCAGCTTGATGGCAATAGTTTCTGGACGCTGCAACTGCAAACACTCGACTATCACGGTCGGGTAGGGGGATTAGATGCCCATCCCTACTGTTCCTTGTGGTACACCTGGCCACTAATGCTGCGCCCGATCGCCTATTTTTACCAAATTGCCCATGCCCCGCAAGAACCACCCCCTGTGATTGGCCCGCCTACCCCTGTCAACGCGGCTGCCATCATCTACGATGTTCATGCCATGGGTAATCCTTTCCTGTGGTGGTTATCTACAGTGGCGATCGGACTACTGACGATATTGACGGTTCAGCGGTTTGGGCAGCGACTGGGAAGACTGGGGCAACTGGGGCAAAACGCCGCTGGTGCACCATCCGATCGCATCCAGCCCATCAGAGCTTTTGATTGGGTAGCGCTTTACTTACTAATCAATTGGGCCGCCAATCTGTTACCGTGGGCAAAAGTCACCCGTTGCGTTTTCATCTATCACTACATGGGGTCTCTAGTTTTTGCGGTGCTGTCTCTGGCCCTCATCACCGATCGCTGGTTCTGGAGTTCATCACAACTGCGCAAAGTGATGGCAACTGCGATCGTAGTCCTGGTGCTATTGGCGTTTGCCTTTTGGATGCCTATTTATTTAGGACTGCCCTTAACTCCATCGGAGTTGCAGATGCGACGATGGCTGCCGTCTTGGGTGTAG
- the htpG gene encoding molecular chaperone HtpG: MTTILEQGNISIHTENIFPIIKKWLYSDHEIFLRELISNAVDAIKKLKMVSRTGEYAGDTGEPEITIAIDKDKKTLSVSDNGIGMTADEVKKYINQVAFSSAEEFVQKYKSTPDEQIIGHFGLGFYSSFMVASRVEVDTLSYQAGAQAVHWSCDGSTQFELTESDRTDRGTTVTLTLMDEELDYLEPYRIKQLVTKYCDFMPFPIKFEGEQINKQKAPWKESPSSLSQEDYLEFYRYLYPFQEDPLLWVHLNTDYPFVVNGILYFPKLKPDVDVTKGQIKLFCNQVFVSDNCEEVIPRFLMPLRGVIDSTDIPLNVSRSFLQNDRTVRKIADYIAKKVGDRLKELYRDDREQYIRGWQDLGTFVKFGSMNDDKFKKQVEDILIYRTTYEGVGNRESGVGETELPAVQVQSEEGDVWQDVRPSESPSSGSATLDGKTYTTLKEYLERNKERHENRVYYCTDAASQATYVELHKSQGLEVLFMDSFIDSHFISFLEREYSDVKFSRVDADLDDTLIDKDQATEIVDPTTNKTRSEVIKELFTTALNKPKVTIRTEALKSDNAEAAPPAIVLLPETLRRMREMNALLMQQAVEFPEEHTLLVNTSHPLIQNLINISKGSVVQTSGPSPSAELATLICQHVYDLALMAQKGFDADGMKAFVERSNQVLTRLTQS, translated from the coding sequence ATGACAACGATTCTAGAACAGGGCAATATTTCGATTCATACCGAGAATATTTTCCCCATTATCAAAAAATGGCTGTATTCCGATCACGAAATTTTTCTGCGCGAGTTAATCTCGAATGCAGTGGATGCCATCAAAAAATTAAAGATGGTATCTCGCACGGGCGAATATGCTGGCGATACGGGCGAACCGGAAATTACGATCGCGATCGACAAAGATAAAAAAACGTTGTCCGTTTCCGATAATGGTATTGGCATGACGGCCGACGAGGTGAAGAAATATATTAACCAGGTGGCTTTTTCTAGTGCCGAAGAATTTGTTCAGAAGTATAAAAGTACGCCAGACGAACAGATTATCGGTCATTTTGGCTTAGGGTTCTATTCGTCCTTTATGGTGGCGTCGCGGGTCGAGGTGGATACGCTGTCCTATCAAGCGGGGGCCCAGGCAGTCCATTGGTCTTGCGATGGTTCCACGCAGTTTGAACTGACAGAATCCGATCGCACCGATCGCGGTACAACGGTCACGTTGACCTTGATGGACGAGGAGTTGGACTATCTAGAGCCATACCGCATCAAGCAGTTGGTGACAAAATACTGCGATTTCATGCCCTTCCCAATCAAATTTGAGGGAGAGCAAATTAATAAGCAGAAAGCTCCTTGGAAAGAATCGCCCAGTTCCCTCAGCCAGGAAGACTATCTAGAGTTTTATCGCTATCTTTATCCGTTTCAGGAAGATCCGCTGCTGTGGGTACACCTCAACACCGACTATCCTTTCGTCGTTAACGGCATTCTCTACTTCCCCAAGCTGAAGCCAGATGTGGATGTTACGAAGGGGCAAATCAAGTTGTTCTGCAATCAGGTGTTTGTCAGCGACAACTGTGAAGAAGTGATTCCTCGCTTTCTCATGCCGTTGCGAGGAGTCATTGACAGCACCGATATTCCCCTGAATGTATCGCGCAGTTTCTTGCAGAACGATCGCACCGTGCGCAAAATTGCCGATTACATTGCCAAGAAAGTTGGCGATCGGCTGAAAGAGCTATATCGAGACGATCGGGAGCAGTACATTCGCGGCTGGCAAGACTTGGGCACGTTTGTTAAGTTCGGCTCCATGAACGATGACAAGTTCAAGAAGCAGGTTGAAGATATCTTAATCTACCGCACCACCTATGAGGGAGTGGGGAATCGGGAATCGGGAGTTGGAGAAACTGAACTCCCTGCGGTACAGGTACAGTCTGAAGAGGGCGACGTATGGCAAGATGTGAGGCCATCGGAGTCACCATCATCTGGCTCTGCTACCCTGGACGGCAAAACCTACACCACGCTGAAGGAATACCTGGAGCGCAACAAAGAGCGTCACGAGAATCGCGTTTACTATTGTACCGATGCGGCGTCGCAAGCTACGTATGTAGAACTGCACAAGAGCCAGGGCTTGGAAGTGTTGTTCATGGATTCCTTTATTGACTCACACTTCATCAGCTTCTTGGAGCGGGAATATTCTGATGTGAAGTTTTCGCGAGTGGATGCTGATCTCGACGATACGCTAATTGATAAAGATCAAGCGACTGAGATTGTCGATCCCACCACCAACAAAACCCGCAGTGAAGTCATCAAGGAATTGTTCACGACCGCATTGAACAAACCAAAAGTGACCATTCGCACCGAAGCCCTAAAGTCTGACAATGCCGAGGCGGCTCCTCCGGCGATCGTCCTCCTTCCCGAAACCCTACGGCGGATGCGCGAAATGAATGCCTTGTTGATGCAACAAGCTGTGGAATTTCCCGAAGAGCATACGCTATTAGTCAATACCTCACACCCGCTGATTCAAAACTTAATCAACATCAGCAAAGGCAGCGTGGTGCAAACTAGTGGCCCGTCTCCTTCGGCAGAGTTGGCAACCCTCATTTGCCAACATGTTTACGACTTGGCGCTGATGGCTCAGAAAGGCTTTGATGCCGATGGTATGAAGGCGTTTGTAGAGCGATCGAACCAGGTGTTGACGCGGTTAACGCAGAGCTGA
- a CDS encoding glutamate-5-semialdehyde dehydrogenase, translating to MLTSSPDLITVAQRALHSSAVLAAVKGGERSRALQFMSESLRERQDDILEANTLDLEVSREMAVPELILDWLKLTPERLQTAGQILQRLAELSDPIQQVMNVPSYQVDECHTYYQLMPLGVIALVYESFPELGAIAAGLCVRSGNSLILRGGPEASHSNQAIVDTLQLALEDAGLPVGCLQLLSADQGDVIRDVVTLDRYINLVIPYGRSSLVQQVIRQATAPVLKTAIGNCYLYWSPSGGLDIARWMILDSHLSEPDAVNAIEKVLIHRDHSMAALKTLWNSLKEKGFKLRGDEVLLTEFPEVFTAGVDDAEWGQAYLNDTIAFKVVDKLETAISWINQHSSGHADCLATESYQESRQFALGVNSSMTYINASPRFYRNPKRGSPIALGMSNQKGHRRGLISLEALTTMKHIVQGNGGY from the coding sequence ATCTTGACTTCTTCACCTGATCTGATTACCGTTGCCCAACGTGCTCTACATTCTTCGGCTGTTTTAGCAGCCGTGAAAGGAGGAGAGCGCAGTCGGGCTTTACAGTTTATGTCCGAGTCTCTGCGCGAGCGACAGGACGATATTTTAGAGGCCAATACCCTAGATCTGGAGGTGAGCCGCGAGATGGCCGTTCCAGAGTTGATCCTAGACTGGCTGAAGCTCACCCCTGAACGGTTGCAAACGGCTGGGCAAATCTTGCAACGATTGGCAGAGCTTTCTGATCCAATTCAGCAGGTGATGAATGTGCCATCTTATCAGGTAGATGAATGCCATACCTACTATCAATTGATGCCGTTGGGCGTAATTGCGCTAGTGTATGAATCGTTTCCAGAATTAGGGGCGATCGCAGCGGGGTTGTGTGTACGCAGCGGCAACAGTTTAATTCTGCGGGGTGGTCCAGAAGCGAGTCACTCGAATCAGGCGATTGTGGATACGCTGCAATTGGCGTTGGAAGATGCAGGGTTGCCAGTCGGCTGTCTGCAACTGTTGTCGGCTGATCAGGGGGATGTGATTCGAGACGTGGTGACGCTGGATCGTTATATCAATCTGGTGATTCCCTATGGACGATCGAGCTTGGTGCAGCAGGTGATTCGACAAGCTACGGCTCCGGTCTTGAAAACGGCGATCGGCAATTGCTATCTATACTGGTCTCCGTCTGGCGGCTTGGATATTGCCCGTTGGATGATTTTAGATAGCCACCTCAGTGAACCTGATGCGGTCAATGCGATCGAAAAAGTGTTGATACACCGGGATCACAGTATGGCCGCTTTAAAAACCCTCTGGAATAGCTTGAAAGAAAAAGGCTTTAAGCTGCGAGGAGATGAGGTGCTGCTGACGGAATTTCCTGAGGTGTTTACGGCAGGTGTGGACGATGCTGAATGGGGGCAAGCTTATCTGAACGATACGATCGCCTTCAAGGTGGTAGACAAACTGGAAACGGCCATTAGCTGGATCAACCAACACAGCAGCGGCCATGCTGATTGTCTGGCCACCGAATCGTATCAAGAGAGCCGCCAGTTTGCCTTGGGCGTCAACAGTTCCATGACCTATATCAACGCCTCTCCGCGCTTCTATCGCAACCCCAAACGCGGCAGCCCGATCGCCTTGGGCATGTCGAACCAAAAGGGGCATCGTCGTGGGTTGATTAGTCTAGAAGCCCTAACGACGATGAAGCATATTGTGCAAGGAAACGGAGGGTATTAG
- a CDS encoding acyl-CoA desaturase, translating to MTIATSNKLPLDWTVIVVMTVLHIGALFALLPSNFSWAAVGLALFLHWVTGGLGITLGWHRLVTHRSFQTPKWLEYFLVFCGTLSMQGGPIWWVGLHRHHHLHSDQTVDHHDSGKGFWWSHMGWMLYEVPAEKEVDRFTKDIKDDRFYQFMENYFFPIQVVFAILLYLIGGWPFVVWGVFVRLVLVYHCTWLVNSATHKFGYRTYESGDRSTNCWWVALLTYGEGWHNNHHAYQYSARHGLKWWEIDATWMMVRVLQFLGLAQKVKLVEDKQA from the coding sequence ATGACTATCGCAACCTCAAACAAACTTCCCTTAGACTGGACTGTCATTGTGGTGATGACTGTTCTCCACATTGGAGCACTGTTTGCTCTTTTGCCCAGCAACTTTAGCTGGGCCGCCGTAGGGCTAGCGCTTTTCTTGCACTGGGTGACGGGCGGACTGGGCATTACACTCGGTTGGCACCGACTGGTAACTCACCGCAGTTTTCAAACACCCAAATGGCTGGAATATTTCCTAGTGTTTTGCGGCACACTGTCAATGCAGGGGGGCCCCATCTGGTGGGTAGGGCTACATCGTCACCATCACCTTCACTCCGATCAAACCGTGGATCACCATGATTCAGGTAAAGGCTTTTGGTGGAGCCACATGGGATGGATGCTCTATGAGGTTCCGGCTGAAAAGGAAGTCGATCGCTTCACCAAGGATATTAAAGACGATCGGTTCTACCAGTTCATGGAAAACTACTTTTTCCCCATTCAAGTGGTCTTTGCCATTCTTCTGTATTTAATTGGTGGCTGGCCGTTCGTGGTTTGGGGCGTGTTTGTGCGGCTGGTGTTGGTCTACCACTGCACCTGGTTGGTTAACAGCGCTACGCATAAGTTTGGCTATCGCACCTACGAATCGGGCGATCGTTCCACAAACTGCTGGTGGGTAGCGTTGCTAACCTATGGCGAGGGCTGGCACAACAACCACCATGCTTATCAGTATTCGGCGCGTCACGGCTTGAAGTGGTGGGAAATTGACGCCACTTGGATGATGGTTCGCGTCCTTCAATTTTTGGGCTTGGCGCAAAAGGTGAAGTTAGTCGAGGATAAACAAGCCTAG
- a CDS encoding acyl-CoA desaturase has protein sequence MTIATSPKPPLMWSTIIALVIIHLGALLAFLPSTFSWAAVGLALFLHWLTAGVGITLGWHRLLTHRSFQTPKWLEYLLVFCGTLAMQGGPIWWVGLHRHHHLYSDQDVDHHDSTKGFWWSHLFWMFHKVPVEHEIPRFTQDIKDDRLYQFLDKYFFHVQLVFAGLLYLIGGLPFLIWGVFVRLVLVYHSTWLVNSATHKFGYRTYDSNDRSTNCWWVALLSYGEGWHNNHHTFQYSARHGLKWWEIDATWMMIRILQALGLARKVKLVEKS, from the coding sequence ATGACAATTGCAACATCACCTAAACCCCCATTGATGTGGTCTACCATCATCGCGCTCGTGATTATTCACCTAGGAGCACTGCTAGCTTTCCTACCTAGCACGTTTAGTTGGGCGGCGGTCGGGCTAGCTTTGTTTCTGCACTGGCTAACTGCTGGCGTCGGCATTACTTTAGGTTGGCATCGGCTATTAACCCACCGCAGCTTTCAAACACCCAAATGGCTAGAATATCTTCTCGTATTCTGTGGCACATTGGCGATGCAAGGGGGGCCCATTTGGTGGGTAGGACTGCACCGCCACCACCATTTGTACTCAGATCAAGATGTTGATCATCACGACTCTACCAAAGGGTTTTGGTGGAGCCACTTGTTTTGGATGTTCCACAAGGTTCCCGTTGAACACGAAATTCCCCGGTTCACCCAAGATATTAAAGACGATCGCTTGTATCAATTTCTAGACAAATACTTCTTTCACGTGCAATTGGTGTTTGCCGGATTGCTCTATCTCATCGGCGGCCTGCCATTTTTGATTTGGGGCGTGTTTGTGCGGCTGGTGCTGGTTTACCATTCCACTTGGCTGGTCAATAGCGCCACCCATAAGTTTGGCTATCGGACTTATGACTCGAACGATCGTTCGACGAACTGTTGGTGGGTGGCCCTACTCAGCTACGGCGAGGGTTGGCACAACAACCATCACACCTTTCAGTACTCTGCGCGTCACGGCTTGAAGTGGTGGGAAATTGACGCCACTTGGATGATGATTCGCATCCTGCAAGCGCTGGGCTTAGCCCGAAAAGTTAAGCTCGTGGAGAAATCGTAA